From a single Cotesia glomerata isolate CgM1 linkage group LG6, MPM_Cglom_v2.3, whole genome shotgun sequence genomic region:
- the LOC123267342 gene encoding puff-specific protein Bx42-like translates to MVLRRSDEIREEKLRQRPVLALVEALITAPPYGHRKGWIPRNVNDYGNGGAFPEIHLAQYPLEIGKKGKDTSNVLAIQLDAEGRIKYDLIARQGHSKDKIVYSKLSDLLPSEIANENDPTLVRPSEEELEENTERTRKALEKITQSKIAAAMPVRSADKQGPAQYIQYTPSQQGQSFNSGAKQRVIRMVEAQVDPMEPPKLRTNKKIPRGPPSPPAPVMHSPTRKVTVKEQKEWKIPPCISNWKNAKGYTIPLDKRLAADGRGLQSVYVNENFAKLAEAFYIADRKASEAVELRAQLERKLAQKEKEKKENHLRQLAQKAREERAGLKASAALEKSEEFEEREQLRHQRHKDRTRDRNLARAAPDKRSRLQRERERDISEQIALGMPAKNSDANSDSQFDQRLFNTTKGIDAGYGPDDEYNVYDKPWRDSNTLASNIYRAPTNFDKDNYGEDLEKIVKTNRFVPDKEFTGTDRSAQRTGPVQFEKDEEEEDPFGLDIFLRQAKRASATDEKDRRDDREKRRKY, encoded by the exons ATGGTGTTAAGAAGGTCTGATGAAATCCGGGAGGAAAAATTAAGACAGAGACCAGTGTTAGCTTTGGTTGAAGCTTTGATCACCGCTCCGCCATATGGTCACAGAAAAGGATGGATTCCCCGGAACGTAAACGACTACGGAAATGGAGGTGCCTTTCCAGAAATACACTTGGCTCAGTATCCTTTGGAAATTGGTAAAAAAGGCAAAGATACATCTAACGTCTTGGCAATTCAGCTGGACGCCGAGGGAAGAATAAAATACGACCTTATTGCCCGACAAGGTCATTCTAAAGATAAAATCGTATATAGCAAATTAAGTGACTTATTGCCCTCGGAAATAGCCAACGAAAATGATCCGACTCTTGTACGACCTAGCGAGGAAGAACTTGAGGAAAATACCGAGAGAACTCGCAAAGCACTGGAGAAAATTACGCAATCAAAAATAGCCGCTGCTATGCCGGTCCGTTCCGCTGATAAGCAAGGTCCAGCACAGTATATTCAATACACACCATCGCAGCAAGGACAGTCGTTCAACTCTGGCGCTAAACAACGTGTTATTCGGATGGTCGAAGCTCAAGTAGACCCTATGGAACCACCCAAGCTTAGGACCAACAAAAAAATACCTCGAGGACCGCCATCTCCACCAGCACCAGTTATGCATTCTCCAACTCGTAAAGTTACTGTCAAGGAGCAAAAGGAGTGGAAGATTCCACCGTGTATCAGTAACTGGAAGAACGCAAAAGGTTACACGATTCCTTTGGACAAACGTCTAGCTGCTGATGGACGGGGTCTGCAATCAGTCTACGTAAACGAAAACTTTGCCAAGCTTGCTGAGGCTTTTTATATTGCCGATAGAAAAGCGAGTGAAGCTGTGGAACTGCGCGCCCAGCTAGAAAGGAAATTGGctcaaaaagaaaaagaaaagaagGAAAATCATCTTCGTCAGCTGGCTCAGAAGGCTCGTGAAGAACGGGCTGGATTGAAGGCTTCTGCGGCTTTAGAAAAATCCGAAGAGTTTGAAGAAAGGGAACAACTGAGACATCAGCGGCATAAAGACCGTACACGTGATAGGAATCTTGCTCGAGCTGCTCCAGATAAAAGATCCAGGCTTCAACGGGAGCGTGAACGTGATATTAGCGAGCAAATTGCTCTTGGTATGCCAGCTAAAAACAGCGATGCTAATAGCGATAGTCAGTTTGATCAACGTCTATTTAATACTACAAAGGGAATCGACGCGGGGTACGGCCCTGATGACGAGTACAACGTTTACGACAAACCGTGGAGAGACTCAAATACATTAGCATCTAATATATACAGAGCTCCCACAAATTTTGATAAAGATAACTACGGAGAAGACTTGGAAAAAATAGTTAAGACTAATAGATTTGTACCAGACAAGGAATTCACCGGCACTGATCGCTCGGCACAGCGCACTGGGCCAGTGCAGTTTGAAAAAGACGAGGAAGAAGAGGATCCTTTTGGGCTTGACATTTTCTTGCGTCAAGCCAAACGAGCCAGCGCCACT GACGAGAAAGATCGGCGAGACGATCGTGAAAAACGccggaaatattaa
- the LOC123267336 gene encoding uncharacterized protein CG4449, with protein sequence MSSSDSSEEDVYENSAARYLALKAKSKKNFCDTDDSLLDDSIDIDSPKKIEDPKKKKSKSAEEKEPSPEKPSSPAPVQDTIVVDDIPSKPNSPSPLIDPIVIIDDTPAPRSMRRAAKRSGPVTRSRARNSFETELPIQPDLPTIVLDPDDSCPSINDSVVSPCSVRKNNYYDDILFSDVQDDESSIEVKIRWTSRDVKRFHLGKDENFSKIFEYFANFAKVSESQILITRGDDIIMPSDTPSSINLKIINILEGGIIDKNMVDNVVSEKVTEPVCKIKIQTGAKKGLSFDLKPTEPFQKLFEYCAEQNNVSVSKVKCFFDGDVIEPTDTPEALDMEDQACIDLKIIT encoded by the exons atgtcttcATCAGACAGTTCAGAAGAAGACGTATATGAAAACTCTGCTGCTCGTTACTTAGCTTTGAAGGCtaagagcaaaaaaaatttttgcgataCTGATGACAGTTTGCTGGATGATTCTATCGACATAGACTcaccgaaaaaaattgaagacccaaagaaaaaaaaatcgaaaagtgcAGAAGAAAAAGAGCCGAGTCCTGAGAAACCAAGTTCTCCAGCTCCAGTTCAAGATACCATTGTTGTCGATGACATTCCATCAAAACCAAACAGTCCATCACCATTGATTGATCCGATAGTCATTATCGATGACACCCCAGCTCCTAG aTCAATGCGCCGAGCAGCAAAACGTTCTGGGCCAGTTACAAGATCAAGAGCCAGAAATAGTTTTGAAACAGAGCTGCCGATTCAACCA gactTGCCTACTATTGTATTAGATCCGGATGATTCGTGTCCGTCGATTAATGACAGTGTTGTAAGCCCATGTTCTgtccgaaaaaataattattatgatgatATATTATTCAGTGATGTTCAGGATGATGAATCATCTATTGAAGTAAAAATCCGATGGACATCTCGGGATGTTAAGCGATTTCACCTTggaaaa gatgaaaatttttccaaaatttttgaatattttgcTAATTTCGCCAAAGTATCAGAGAGCCAAATATTGATAACTCGTGGGGATGATATCATTATGCCTTCAGATACTCCATcgtcaattaatttaaaaataatcaatattcttg aagGTGGGATCATAGACAAAAACATGGTGGATAACGTAGTTAGCGAGAAGGTAACGGAGCCGgtctgtaaaataaaaatccaaactGGAGCGAAAAAAGGTCTTTCATTCGACCTGAAACCCACCGAGCCTTTCCAAAAATTGTTCGAGTACTGCGCGGAGCAAAATAACGTCAGCGTCTCCAAAGTAAAATGTTTCTTCGACGGCGATGTAATTGAGCCGACCGACACTCCAGAGGCCTTGGACATGGAAGATCAAGCTTGTATTGACctcaaaataattacataa